TGCCATAGACATTTGAAGTTCTGCCCAGGTTTGCGAGTCTGCTCCAAGGGAAGTGCTGTGGCTTGTGGACCCTCAGATAGAGGAAGCgagctctgattggctcccTGTGCAGATGGAGCCCCTGGGGGTGGAGACTGCGTTGACTGTGTTGATGCAGGCTGCtgcaaaacagagaaaaggggaaCTCCCTTTACATGCTGAAAACTGATAACGTTAAACGGTCTCCCAAATTTTCAGCATTTGTGCCACCACTTGTGCCAAGGAAGGCCACTGAAAAACCCTGTTACAAACGTTACATACTGctttattttagttttctgttaaaaataacaaaaatcacCTGGGGCAAACTGATGGCATCACCTGTGCTTTACAGAGCATTTTTGCCACATCTGACTAAAGTTAAATACAAAGACTGCAAAGTTACGGTCAGAAACACTAATGCAAGAATGCCAAAAGTTGTTATTAATGATGTACAGAACATACAGATGAAAAGGCACAGGAATATAATTAACCTAAGACAGTACCATCTGAAAACTAGCCATCAAGACATTAATAATAACCACTGTGAAGAATtttacacacagaggaagaattCCATCAGGACAGTGAGACCATCTGACTGCGCCAAGATTCGCAGTAGTAATTTTCTGGTCTaatagtttttatatttaatatttcattattatagACTGAACTTCTGGAAACAATACCAAAGTCACTGACGCCAACAGCAACATATCTGTACAGTGCTGTTAAGCAATTAAAACTAAACTGTCACAGAGTaaatcaaaaagtaaaaaaaaaaatcttaaaaaaaaaaaaaagtgactaaAACGCAACATTGAAATCCTCCATCCAGTCTGCTCAGATGGCTAAACATTTGGTTGCTACATATCGAACAGCAGGGCGAGCACAAAGTCAACAAAGGGAGGAAACACCACAAGACAACACCAGCACATTGATCAAATATCAGGCAACCTGCCATTAAACATACATAACAAAGCCAGACATCCTTAGTAAACAGACCTTTTATATACATAATACAAACTGGAGTCTGTAATTTAAAAATTCAGAGTAAAATGTTTTAGTTCTAtgatcaccatcatcatcatcatgacgCAATGACGCCTGAACTGACGAATCTTGGCCCTGTTTCCCGAAATCATCGGAGTGTAaagatcatcttaaatttgATGGCGTGTTCAGTATAATACATGCTCCATCATTCAAAGATGGTCTTCGCTTCATGATGCTTCTAGGAAATCCAGCCCAGATCTTAATGAGACTTCTGAACTGACGGAGCCGATGAATTTGAACGAGACTTCTGAACCGATGAATCCGATGACGTAGCTGAATGAGCGACTTCTGAACTGATCTTAACCACTGAATGTTTGAGGCATTAACACTTCACATCCAGCCTGCATGGACACTGCACGCTGCCATCTTGGCTCACGCACCCCAAGATTACATATCAGATGTCTGAGCAACACTTCAGCGAGCTGTACTAATGTGAGCTGTGTTTTTCTGAGCTATTTTGTTTCAAGAGGCAGTTTTAAAGTGATGGTGGACAATAGCACAAGTGACATCAGAACATGTATTACAATACATGCAGTTTTTGCTGGAGTTCAACTGGACACAATGCACCAGCAAATCACTAGttccacatttaaaaaacattttcaaagtacaACAATTAAAAGACTGAACTGTTTAAGAAGAATCAAGGGGCAAAAAGAAATAACTGGGGGAAAATGAACAGATTCAAGAACATGTATTAGAATAAATCACCCAGTTATATATTTCTAcaccatttttatttcacagtatTATAGCACTTTGTTGTTTACAGGCCATCTGTAATCGATGTGGTCAGAGTTTCAGAAGTTGTGACAATACATCATGAATGTCTGATTCTAATATCATGAAGTTTGgctaattatacatttataataattctGGGTCATGTACTGTAAGAAGAAAGCATTTCTGGCACACTGGTAATAGATGACCCATAGACAGCAATGTATAAAACTGCTGCAAACAGCAAGCACATAGCAACgctacacacacattaatatagaatactatacatacacatgcatgcatgcatacacacacgaacaaatGCATTCCCACGGGTGTGTGCGGAGCTCTTACCTGAGTGGCAGTGTCTGGAAGGGTAGTGGGCACACTGGGTCTCTGCTGTGCTGCGTTTTCTATTGCTACTTTTGCTACTGTGCTTGGGTCTGCGCCTGCCGGGACTGCCACCATGGTGGCGCTGCTGCCAGCATTGTTGGGGTCGCTGATGGTCACTATCCTCACGCCCACCTTGTTGGGGATACCAGAGACCACAGCGGGCCGGTCCCAGTCCTCCGCCGGCCTCTTCAGTACTCTGTTCTCGGCCGTGCCGTTGGTGGGCGGCTCGGTCAGCGGGGAGCCGGCGCCCGCGGGGGGCGGCGCGGAGTGGTTGTGAGGtgggtgctgctgctgctgctgctgctgctgctgcctcgGGCCCGGAGGGTCAGGGAGCTGGACCGTGGGGCCGTTGGTGATCTCGGCGCCGTGGCCGCAGCTTTTGGGTCCGTTGGCCAGGCGCTCCGGCGCCTCCGCTTTGGCAGTGCCCTGCTGGGGGGTGGGAAGGGGGTCGGTGAGAGCCGACGCCACGTGCCCTCGCGGAGGCAGCAGCACCTCCCCGTTGCCCATGTGTCTGGAAGCTTTGTGATTTGGAATGTTTTTGCCTGGGTGGGTTCCAGTGCTGGCGTCCCCGCGTTCAAAGTCACAAATGCCGTTTACCAGGAGCTTTCGGGACTCCGAGGGCGGGCCCCCCGGCGCCGGCTTGGCCGGGGCGTCGCTGCCTTGCGTGGTGGGGCCGTTGAGGGCCTCTGGCTGGCTGTTCCCTGAGTGGTACGGAGGTAGACTCGAGTCAAACTTGCTCCCGTTGAGCAGCTTGGCCCCAGGTCCGTCCACCTCCACAGGCTGCCCGTTGCTGGCTTTGGTGGATCCTTCCGTTACCATGGAGTTTTCCATCACCTCGATCTTCCGCTCGTGGATGTGGAGTCCTGTGGCGTCCTtggcctcctcctccttttgGCAGATGATTTTGTCGCCTCTGAACGGCGGCACAGGCGCCGCCGTGCAGGTCGGTACAGCGGGTGGTGGGGGCGGGGTCAGCTGCAGGCCAAGCGTCGGGGGCGACGCACTGATGGCCAGACTGGTCTGAGGCACCAGCGGGGACGGCGCCCCCTGGCTGCTGGCGGCGGCGTTTGAGAAGCTGGAGTTTGGCACTACCGTGAAGGTGACCTGGTTGCTGGGAGTGGCCTGTAATATAGTGGTGGGGTTCGAGGTGGAGAGGATCTGGCCGGGTAAGATGGAGATGGGCACAGTCTGTACGGCAGCCCCAGCCTGCAGGGAGCTTTGCACGAGCTGGACGTTTAGCTGCTGGGTCTGCGGCGCGCCCTGGCCGCTGCTGGTCACCTGGTAAACTACCTGCGGGCTGGGGGCCCTGGTGCTGGTTGGAGGAGGTACCTGGGGGGCAGGGAGAATGAGCTTCCCTCCGGGTGTGGTGGGCCCACGCTTCGGAAGCAGCAGCTGTTTGATCAGGCTGGACTCGGTGGAGGTAGTGTGGGCGGAGGCCGTGGGAGGCAGCGGGGGAGGGGCCGGCGGCGGCGGCGGGTGGATCTGAATCTGCTGCTGCCGTTTGACGGACAGCATCTGGCTAACGGTGGGAGGAGGGCCCGGAGCCTGGGCGGGGCTCGGGGACGAGGCCAGCACCTGCGGGCTGGTGCACGAGGTGGGCTGTCCGGGGGAAGAGGGGGGTTGTGGGGAGGCGGCCGGCTGCCCGGACAGCTGGATGGTCTGGGCGCTCGGCATGCCTGAGGGGTTGGCCAGCACTATCTGGTGGATGGCAGGAGCAAAAGCAGGATTGGGCTGTGGGTTGGGGCTGACGATGACCAaactctgctgctgctgttgctgctgctgttggtgctGCTGGACCTGCGAGGCGGGTTTGGGGGCGGGTTTGGGGGCGATGTTCTGGAAGGTGACGCGTGGCCCTTGTGCATTCTGTACGCCCGCTACAGTGAACACTTGTCCGCCCGCCACCAGGGACGTGCAAGGGGCGCCGGCGTACTGGGGGGGGCGCCAGCACCACCGCCTCCTGTGGGGGGGAGCCCAGCGGGCCCTGCGGAGCAGGGAGGTGCTGCTGATTCAGGGGGGGGCACGCTCCCTGCACCCTGCCTGCCAGGATGTGGCCCTGCGGCACCCCCTGTTGGATCAGCGTGACCGGAGCGTGGTGAAGGACAGGCTGTTGGGGCGGAGGGGCCGACGCAGCGGTGCTGTGGTTGGGGGCAACGGGAGCAGTGGGGATGGAGCTCTGAATCATGGCCGTCTTCAGGATGTCGTTGGGCCGCGGCGAAGCCACCGGGCACGAGGGCGGCGCCGGCGGCGGGTTGGCGCCGGCGGGGTTGGGGAcgtgctgggggtgggggtgcggcGCTCCGTGAACGCCAAAGGCAACCGGTGGTGCTGCCGGGCCGGCAGTAAGGCTGGGTGCTGGCGCCCGAACGAACTGTCCCCCGGGCTGCGCGGCTGGCGGAAAGGGGCAGAGAAGGAGGTCAGCGAAACTGTGAAAGGGCCAAAGCACTTGGCGATCTGCGAGGACTGGCGCGGGCAGTCTACCTGAGTGGGAGTGCGCCGGGGCCTCCGAGGGAGCCTCGTGCTTGGGCCCCGGAGCAGGACACGCTGGCTGGGTCTGCTGCGTCTGCGGCGTCTGCTGGTAGTACAGCTGAACAGGCAGAGGAACGGACCTCCTCCGCACCCCCACCACGTGGATCTGAGCCTGGCCGCTGACTCTAGTGTCCTCCATGCGCTTTACCGTGTGATTGGGGAAGATCGTCCTGTGAAGAAAGGTCACGGCCCATAGCTGTGAGACACGGCTCTAGAAATGGCAAGCATTTAGGCATGCGTGTGGCCATACAGCGATTACAGAACACGGTCCACCACATACTGATTAGAGCTCATCAACTTTTGTCAGAGGCATTGTAGcctacagagaaagaaagacacacagacacacacacacacacacacacacacacacaccttaggcATTTGTAAAAGCCATTGGAGGTGAGGACACCGCCGCGGGCCATCTTGCTGCAGGTTGCCAAGTAGTCGGAGTACATCTCCGAACGAGAGACAGAGCCCTCTGCGTGAACCTCATAATGAGCCGTCAGCCTAGCGagagaggggacacacacacacacaaactcaacacACAAGCCGCAGAACAAGCGGGGCCCCACCGGTAGGCCTGAGAGAGCGTCACGTGACTGCACTCCATGAGTAACTGCCGGACAGCTCTGTATGCGTGACCATATGCGCACGTAGGACATAACCGACGGAGGGTTAGTCTGAGGACTACTGCTTCTGAGGAATAAAGGCATTCGATGTGCCACAAATAGCCAAACACCAGCAGGTTTCAGCCAAAGACAGGTGTATAAGACAACCACATGGGAAATGGCTGCACTGTGTTTTAGCAGGACCTCCTGCTACCATGTCAAGGGCATTCAACTCAGGGCCTCCCCACAAGGCACCTGACCAGGCCCCGTGGTGGGAGGACAGAGCACACAATTGGTTTTTacagaagaaatgaagaaaaaacatttttacaattaaGTCAACCTGCTTGTTTGACAACAGGTCTGGGAATCATCTGAGTGTTGCCGTACTGAGATCGTGTAGCACACCCAGGATCGGTTACTACACCAAATCAGAGCACTTAACGAGCACAATTTTAAATGAAGCGCGTGGACGcagctacacacagatgtgccaataattaaatgaaataatggggggggggggggggggtttgaaaAAAAGATCAGTTTTCTTTAAACCTGAAACACAGGACTCATTTACAGTACACTGGAATTGCCTACAGCATGCTAAAACAGCCCAGGGCCTGTCCAAGCAGCCTTGCTCTTGCCTGTGGCCAAAGCCCCCAGCTGGATGATATAACGGCCAACAGGCGACATGTTGGGAGAAGCAACCCTGCTGCTGTTCCGCACAGCTCGAACCCCCAGCCGGCCAACATCAGCCCACGCAGCTATAGGCTCGCCGGGTGAATGAGGCGCGTCGATGCCGGCTCGGGCCAGCTACGCCGCTATTCTCTGCGCAAGAAGTCTCAGGGAACGGAGGTAACAGGCAGGGAGAGGCAGGTGTACACTGCAAAGTGGCTGTCCAGAGCGGGACGGGTGGAGGTCAAGCCTTCCGCCGAGAGCCTTAGAAAGCGACGAACATGAACTGAATTTGGAGAAACTCATTTTGTTGTCAAACGCAGCCAATAGAATCTTAAGCCATCTagagaaagtgtgtgcgtgtgtgtgtgtgtgggggggatgctgtaaataaaaaacagagggaaaaaaaagcaagattTACCACTGAACTGCAAActtctctccatctatctccaCAATGCCAGGAGGAGGCGTAGACTGGACGGGAACTCTCGTCACTAGAAAACCAGATGGCATACAAAGACAAACTCAGCACAAGATCAACATCGACGAAATCATAACATTATTCAACAGAACATTTTCCAGTCTGCATACTGCATCATCTACTCGTGTAACGGTCGACGGCCACCGTAGTACTCCTCTCTGAACATTAGATGGTGGTGCTGAGCTGCGATGCGTTCGGCGACGACCCCCTTATTACTGCTGCTAATTATTTCCTGTCTGAGCTGAGAGGAGGAGGCACGTGCTCTGAAACGCTCGGACAGTGCAATACCTCCACCTACAACCTGACCCTGCAGAAGGGACGAACAAAGGCACTTCTCGTGCGGCCTTGTGCGCTAAGCCAGCGTTAGAGAATTACGTGCTGGTTCAAGTGCCGCTTtaggagagaggacagagaagcGGCAGGTGCCAGATTGCTTGACGCCCTTACCTGGTACAGGTGTGCCTTGCAGGGGAGGGGCTACGTGCTCTACGAGTTGCGGCCGCACCTCCGCAACCTGGCTGCTTGCGTTCTGATGCTCGATCAGTTTAACGGCCGTCAGAGCGTCGGGCCCAAACGTGTGCAAGTCCACCGACACTAGACGCACCAGCAgatctgtgcgtgcgtgcgcgcacaaacccacacacacgcgcacgcacaaaaatgaaacaaacaaaccattgATTTAGAGGTTCAGTTGACAGAACGATGTTGATCATATGAGACTGCTTATTCACACCCCCCACCTCATCTTCATATTACACTGAGCCTTATTTGAAAGCACACAAAGCATTTTGGTTCGGGTAACAGTGTCTATCGAGCTAGTCCGCTGATGAAACTATAGGAACTGCGTGTGAAGGACGAAGCTCAATTTAACAACGCATCTACCAATACCGTCACCGCAAACATATCAAACAGTTCTCCCCTCTGTGCAGTTGACCGCGTAGCCGCGCTGCTGGGTACGTACCTATGCTTCTGTCCACAGAGGCGACTTTGGAGCAGGTGATCTCGCCGAGCTCCGTCAGCTGGTAAAGCACCTCCAGGGAAGCGATAACTAGCATGATGTCGGGCAGGGTGAGCAGCGCTATAACCTCTCGGTAAGACTCCTGGTCCACGTACTCGCAGATCAGGACACCGTTATCCTCAGCCTTGCTCAGGTTGCCCAGGATCTCCATGGCTACCGGGGGAGACAAAGCCGTTGGAGTTCTGCTGGCTCACCGGTAGCGTGAACAAAAATATCGCGGTAAAAgtacaaatgtttacaaaaacaGCTGTTTCTAGGacaatgattaaaaataacGCACCGCatttaaaacaagacaaaacatacatacacacattatatatatatatatatacacacacatatatacatacatatacatatatatatatacatatatatatatacaatatatacatacatacatatacatacacacacatacatatataatatatacatacatacatacatacacacacacacacacacacatacatatataatatatacatacatacacacacacacacacacacatacataaatattatatacatacatacacacacacacacacaatatatatatatatatatatatatatatacatacacacacacatacatatatacacatacatatatacacacatacatatatatatatatatatttatatatttatatatatacatacatacatatacatacacatatatatatatatacacatacatatatatatatatatatatatacatacacacacacatatatacacacatatatatatatatatatatatacatacatacatacatatatatatatatatacacatatatatatatatacatatatatatatatatatatacatatatatatatatatatatatatgtatatatatatatatatatatacacatatatatatatatatatatatatatatatatacatatatatatatatatatatatatatatatatatatatatatatatatacatatatatgtatatatatatatatatatatatatatatatatatatatatatacatatatacatatatatatacatatatatatacatatatatatatatatgtatatatatatacatatatacatatatatatacatatatacatatatatatacatatatacatatatatgtatatatatatatatatatatatatacatacatacatatacatacacatatatatatttatatatttatatatatacatacatacatatacatacacatatatatatatacacatacatatatatatatatatatatacatacacacacacatatatacacacatatatatatatatatatatatatacatacatacatacatatatatatatatatacacatatatatatatatacatatatatatatatatatatacatatatatatataatatatatatatgtatatatatatatatatatacacatatatatattatatatatatatatatatacatatatatatatatatatatatatatatatatagatatatacatatatatgtatatatatatatatatatatatatatatatatatatatatatacacatatatacatatatatacatatagatatacatatatatatatatatgtatatatatatacatatatacatatatatgtatatatatatatatatatatatatacatacatacatatacatacacatatatatat
This region of Electrophorus electricus isolate fEleEle1 chromosome 2, fEleEle1.pri, whole genome shotgun sequence genomic DNA includes:
- the arid2 gene encoding LOW QUALITY PROTEIN: AT-rich interactive domain-containing protein 2 (The sequence of the model RefSeq protein was modified relative to this genomic sequence to represent the inferred CDS: deleted 1 base in 1 codon); the protein is MANSTGKNLPDQRRKGLAFLDELRQFHQSRGSPFKKVPVVGGKELDLSALYIRVVSLGGFAKVSDKNQWSELGEEFNFPRSCSNAAFVLKQYYLRYLEKYEKVHHFGEDDEEVQPGNPKPSLPVGAMPCSYNYQQHTVSDYLRQSYGLSTDFAPPCDYNKLVLSLLSGLPNEVDFAINVCTLLSNESKHTMQLEKEPKLITLLLAHAGVFDDSLGSFSVVFGMDWREKTCRDFAKFWKDVVEDNEVKDLISDKSCTPQEGWEQGAARAVLFHPPRTVGIGDVEGQRVLQVAIVLRNLSFEEANVKLLAANRTCLRFLLLCAHCTFISLRQLGLDTLGNVAGELQLDPVDFRTTHLMFHTITKCLMSRDRFLKMRAMEILGNLSKAEDNGVLICEYVDQESYREVIALLTLPDIMLVIASLEVLYQLTELGEITCSKVASVDRSIDLLVRLVSVDLHTFGPDALTAVKLIEHQNASSQVAEVRPQLVEHVAPPLQGTPVPVTRVPVQSTPPPGIVEIDGEKFAVQWLTAHYEVHAEGSVSRSEMYSDYLATCSKMARGGVLTSNGFYKCLRTIFPNHTVKRMEDTRVSGQAQIHVVGVRRRSVPLPVQLYYQQTPQTQQTQPACPAPGPKHEAPSEAPAHSHSAAQPGGQFVRAPAPSLTAGPAAPPVAFGVHGAPHPHPQHVPNPAGANPPPAPPSCPVASPRPNDILKTAMIQSSIPTAPVAPNHSTAASAPPPQQPVLHHAPVTLIQQGVPQGHILAGRVQGACPPLNQQHLPAPQGPLGSPPQEAVVLAPPQYAGAPCTSLVAGGQVFTVAGVQNAQGPRVTFQNIAPKPAPKPASQVQQHQQQQQQQQQSLVIVSPNPQPNPAFAPAIHQIVLANPSGMPSAQTIQLSGQPAASPQPPSSPGQPTSCTSPQVLASSPSPAQAPGPPPTVSQMLSVKRQQQIQIHPPPPPAPPPLPPTASAHTTSTESSLIKQLLLPKRGPTTPGGKLILPAPQVPPPTSTRAPSPQVVYQVTSSGQGAPQTQQLNVQLVQSSLQAGAAVQTVPISILPGQILSTSNPTTILQATPSNQVTFTVVPNSSFSNAAASSQGAPSPLVPQTSLAISASPPTLGLQLTPPPPPAVPTCTAAPVPPFRGDKIICQKEEEAKDATGLHIHERKIEVMENSMVTEGSTKASNGQPVEVDGPGAKLLNGSKFDSSLPPYHSGNSQPEALNGPTTQGSDAPAKPAPGGPPSESRKLLVNGICDFERGDASTGTHPGKNIPNHKASRHMGNGEVLLPPRGHVASALTDPLPTPQQGTAKAEAPERLANGPKSCGHGAEITNGPTVQLPDPPGPRQQQQQQQQQHPPHNHSAPPPAGAGSPLTEPPTNGTAENRVLKRPAEDWDRPAVVSGIPNKVGVRIVTISDPNNAGSSATMVAVPAGADPSTVAKVAIENAAQQRPSVPTTLPDTATQQPASTQSTQSPPPGAPSAQGANQSSLPLSEGPQATALPLEQTRKPGQNFKCLWQACKRWFETPSQVFYHAATQHGSTEVYPGQCLWEGCDRFPRQRLSFITHLQDKHCSREALLAALKLEDQSQGSNPNTSKSPPLATSTPAPPRPQKAIVNHPSAALMALRRGSRNLVFRDFTDDKEGPMTKHIRLTAALTLKNIAKYSDWGRKLVTRHESHLSVLALSSMEVSTTLAKCLYELTHSLQA